A region of Arabidopsis thaliana chromosome 5, partial sequence DNA encodes the following proteins:
- the EMB2745 gene encoding Tetratricopeptide repeat (TPR)-like superfamily protein (EMBRYO DEFECTIVE 2745 (EMB2745); CONTAINS InterPro DOMAIN/s: Pentatricopeptide repeat (InterPro:IPR002885); BEST Arabidopsis thaliana protein match is: Pentatricopeptide repeat (PPR) superfamily protein (TAIR:AT5G55840.1); Has 65335 Blast hits to 15466 proteins in 320 species: Archae - 6; Bacteria - 88; Metazoa - 1398; Fungi - 1479; Plants - 59659; Viruses - 0; Other Eukaryotes - 2705 (source: NCBI BLink).), whose translation MFLTKTLIRRSLSTFASSPSDSLLADKALTFLKRHPYQLHHLSANFTPEAASNLLLKSQNDQALILKFLNWANPHQFFTLRCKCITLHILTKFKLYKTAQILAEDVAAKTLDDEYASLVFKSLQETYDLCYSTSSVFDLVVKSYSRLSLIDKALSIVHLAQAHGFMPGVLSYNAVLDATIRSKRNISFAENVFKEMLESQVSPNVFTYNILIRGFCFAGNIDVALTLFDKMETKGCLPNVVTYNTLIDGYCKLRKIDDGFKLLRSMALKGLEPNLISYNVVINGLCREGRMKEVSFVLTEMNRRGYSLDEVTYNTLIKGYCKEGNFHQALVMHAEMLRHGLTPSVITYTSLIHSMCKAGNMNRAMEFLDQMRVRGLCPNERTYTTLVDGFSQKGYMNEAYRVLREMNDNGFSPSVVTYNALINGHCVTGKMEDAIAVLEDMKEKGLSPDVVSYSTVLSGFCRSYDVDEALRVKREMVEKGIKPDTITYSSLIQGFCEQRRTKEACDLYEEMLRVGLPPDEFTYTALINAYCMEGDLEKALQLHNEMVEKGVLPDVVTYSVLINGLNKQSRTREAKRLLLKLFYEESVPSDVTYHTLIENCSNIEFKSVVSLIKGFCMKGMMTEADQVFESMLGKNHKPDGTAYNIMIHGHCRAGDIRKAYTLYKEMVKSGFLLHTVTVIALVKALHKEGKVNELNSVIVHVLRSCELSEAEQAKVLVEINHREGNMDVVLDVLAEMAKDGFLPNGIS comes from the coding sequence atgtTTCtcactaaaaccctaattcgacGATCTCTCTCAACCTtcgcttcttctccttcagaTTCACTTCTCGCCGATAAAGCTTTAACCTTTCTCAAACGCCATCCATACCAACTTCATCATCTCTCTGCAAATTTCACACCAGAAGCAGCTTCAAATCTCCTCCTCAAATCTCAAAACGATCAAGCACTAATCCTCAAGTTCCTAAATTGGGCAAACCCACATCAATTCTTCACTCTCCGTTGCAAATGCATCACTCTTCACATCCTCACCAAATTCAAACTCTACAAAACAGCTCAAATCCTCGCCGAAGATGTCGCAGCCAAAACCCTAGACGACGAATACGCTTCTCTCGTCTTCAAATCTCTACAAGAGACTTACGATTTGTGTTATTcaacttcctctgttttcgaTTTAGTAGTGAAATCTTACTCTCgtttgagtttgattgataaGGCTTTAAGCATTGTTCATTTAGCTCAAGCTCATGGCTTTATGCCTGGAGTTTTGTCTTACAATGCGGTGTTAGATGCTACGATTAGATCTAAGAGGAACATTAGTTTTGCTGAGAATGTGTTCAAAGAAATGTTGGAGAGCCAAGTTTCTCCTAATGTGTTTACTTACAATATCTTGATTAGAGGGTTTTGCTTTGCTGGGAATATAGATGTTGCTTTAACGTTATTCGATAAAATGGAGACGAAAGGTTGTTTACCAAATGTTGTTACTTACAACACTTTGATTGATGGGTATTGTAAGTTGCGTAAGATTGATGATGGGTTTAAGCTTTTGAGATCAATGGCGTTAAAGGGTTTGGAGCCTAATTTGATTTCGTATAATGTTGTTATCAACGGGTTATGTAGAGAAGGGAGGATGAAGGAGGTAAGTTTTGTTCTTACGGAGATGAATAGGAGAGGGTATTCGCTTGATGAAGTTACTTATAATACTCTTATTAAAGGTTATTGTAAAGAAGGTAATTTTCATCAAGCTCTTGTGATGCATGCTGAGATGTTGAGACATGGGTTGACACCTAGTGTTATTACTTATACTTCGTTGATACATAGTATGTGTAAGGCTGGGAATATGAACAGGGCTATGGAGTTTCTTGATCAGATGCGGGTTAGAGGGCTTTGTCCGAATGAGCGTACTTACACGACGTTGGTTGATGGGTTTTCTCAAAAGGGGTATATGAATGAAGCTTATCGGGTTTTGAGAGAGATGAATGATAACGGGTTTTCTCCTTCGGTTGTGACTTATAATGCTTTGATTAATGGTCATTGTGTTACTGGGAAAATGGAAGATGCGATAGCAGTTCTCGAAGATATGAAGGAGAAAGGTTTGAGTCCGGATGTAGTGAGTTATAGCACGGTATTATCCGGCTTTTGTAGAAGTTATGATGTTGATGAGGCGCTTAGAGTCAAGAGGGAAATGGTTGAAAAAGGTATCAAACCTGATACAATCACCTACTCATCTCTGATCCAAGGGTTTTGTGAACAGAGAAGGACTAAGGAAGCGTGTGATCTTTACGAAGAAATGCTGAGAGTTGGTCTTCCACCAGATGAGTTTACTTACACAGCCTTGATCAATGCTTATTGTATGGAAGGCGATTTGGAAAAAGCTCTACAGTTGCACAATGAAATGGTCGAGAAAGGAGTATTGCCTGATGTTGTCACTTACAGCGTGCTGATCAACGGGCTTAACAAACAATCTCGAACAAGAGAGGCAAAAAGACTTTTGCTCAAGCTGTTCTACGAAGAATCAGTCCCTAGCGATGTCACATATCACACACTCATAGAAAACTGCAGTAACATCGAGTTCAAAAGCGTAGTATCTCTTATTAAAGGATTCTGTATGAAAGGAATGATGACTGAAGCTGATCAAGTTTTCGAATCCATGCTTGGGAAAAACCATAAACCCGATGGAACAGCATACAACATTATGATTCATGGTCATTGCAGAGCCGGAGATATCCGCAAAGCGTATACTCTATACAAAGAGATGGTAAAATCCGGATTCCTTCTCCATACTGTGACAGTGATTGCTCTGGTTAAAGCCTTGCACAAGGAAGGGAAAGTTAATGAATTGAATAGTGTGATTGTGCATGTATTAAGAAGCTGTGAATTGAGCGAAGCAGAGCAAGCCAAAGTGCTTGTGGAGATCAATCATAGAGAAGGGAATATGGATGTGGTTCTTGATGTGCTTGCTGAAATGGCCAAAGATGGATTTCTTCCCAACGGCATAAGTTAA
- a CDS encoding lysine histidine transporter-like protein, which yields MVFAMPVFDGIESCLVKNLKFTPSTCLRIVGRTSYVALVGFIAVYIPFFRRSCFLLNVLLLAMHYMVGHETTKTLELSLDCILDLDNSWSPNRGVSTNRWSETDHPSSQNL from the exons ATG GTATTTGCAATGCCCGTATTTGATGGAATAGAGTCGTGTCTGGTGAAGAATCTCAAGTTCACTCCTTCCACATGCCTTCGTATTGTGGGACGTACTTCATACGTTG cGTTGGTGGGATTTATAGCAGtatatattccattttttcGGCGGTCTTGTTTTCTCCTCAACGTCCTACTTC TTGCCATGCATTATATGGTTGGtcatgaaacaacaaaaacgtTGGAGCTTTCATTGGATTGCATCTTGG ATCTCGATAATAGTTGGAGTCCTAATCGCGGTGTTAGCACCAATAGGTGGAGCGAGACAGATCATCCTTCAAGCCAAAACCTATAA